One genomic window of Polaromonas sp. SP1 includes the following:
- a CDS encoding LLM class flavin-dependent oxidoreductase, whose amino-acid sequence MIPFSVLDLSPIVKGATAADAFRNTLALAQHAERLGFKRFWLAEHHNNPGIASAATAVVIGHVAGGTKTIRVGSGGVMLPNHSPLVIAEQFGTLASLYPGRIDLGLGRAPGTDQPTARALRRDHQNNADTFPQDVQELQHYFGDVEPGQRIRAVPGAGLKVPLWILGSSLFGAQLAAALGLPFAFASHFAPDMLMQALEIYRDRFEPSAQLDKPYAMVAANVVAADTDEAARYQQTSVQQAMTNLLRGTPGPMPPPIDDIESYWSPAEKAGAQRMLRYALAGSAATLREGLRDFIAQTQADELIVTTHIYDPEIARRSLEIVAQVRDTL is encoded by the coding sequence ATGATTCCCTTTTCAGTTCTCGATCTGTCGCCCATCGTCAAGGGCGCCACCGCCGCCGACGCCTTTCGCAACACGCTGGCGCTGGCCCAGCATGCGGAGCGGCTGGGCTTCAAGCGCTTCTGGCTGGCCGAGCACCACAACAACCCCGGCATTGCCAGCGCAGCCACCGCGGTGGTGATAGGCCATGTAGCCGGCGGCACGAAGACGATCCGGGTGGGCTCGGGCGGCGTGATGCTGCCCAACCATTCGCCGCTGGTGATTGCCGAGCAGTTCGGCACGCTCGCCTCGCTCTACCCCGGCCGCATCGACCTGGGCCTGGGCCGCGCACCCGGCACCGACCAGCCGACCGCCCGCGCACTGCGGCGCGACCACCAGAACAATGCCGACACCTTTCCGCAGGACGTGCAGGAGCTGCAGCACTACTTCGGCGATGTCGAGCCCGGCCAGAGAATCCGCGCCGTGCCGGGTGCGGGCCTGAAGGTGCCGCTGTGGATACTGGGCTCCAGCCTCTTCGGCGCGCAACTGGCCGCCGCGCTGGGCCTGCCCTTTGCCTTTGCCTCGCATTTCGCACCCGACATGCTGATGCAGGCGCTGGAGATTTACCGCGACCGTTTTGAGCCGTCGGCGCAACTCGACAAGCCTTATGCCATGGTGGCGGCCAATGTGGTCGCCGCCGACACCGATGAAGCGGCCCGCTACCAGCAAACTTCTGTCCAGCAGGCCATGACCAACCTGTTGCGCGGAACACCCGGCCCGATGCCCCCGCCGATTGACGACATCGAAAGCTACTGGTCGCCCGCCGAGAAAGCCGGGGCACAGCGCATGTTGCGCTATGCCCTTGCCGGCTCAGCCGCGACGCTGCGGGAAGGGCTGCGGGATTTCATTGCCCAGACGCAGGCGGACGAGTTGATCGTGACCACGCACATCTATGACCCCGAGATCGCCAGACGCTCACTCGAGATCGTTGCGCAGGTGCGAGACACGCTGTAG
- a CDS encoding YitT family protein gives MAPFPAPERHTLFDDAQGIFTGTLFVSLAMVIFNQAGLLTGGTAGVAFVLHYATGVSFGKLFFLVNLPFYWFSWTRMGREFTIKTFLSIALLSLLADWSPRVFDIADIHPLYAALVGGLLLGTGCLFLARHRASLGGATIVTLYLQEKHGLRAGKVQMGIDSIVVLLALLVVPPERVAYSVMAAVLMSLFLWVNHKPGRYTVT, from the coding sequence ATGGCCCCATTCCCCGCCCCCGAACGCCACACCCTCTTTGATGATGCCCAAGGCATCTTCACGGGTACGTTGTTTGTGTCGCTGGCGATGGTGATCTTCAACCAGGCGGGGCTCTTGACGGGCGGTACGGCCGGCGTGGCCTTTGTGCTGCACTACGCCACCGGCGTGAGTTTCGGCAAGCTGTTCTTTCTGGTCAACCTGCCCTTTTACTGGTTCTCATGGACCCGCATGGGGCGCGAATTCACCATCAAGACATTTCTGTCAATTGCATTGCTGTCGCTGCTGGCGGACTGGTCACCCAGGGTGTTTGACATCGCGGACATTCATCCGCTGTATGCCGCACTGGTGGGCGGCCTGCTGCTGGGAACCGGCTGCCTCTTCCTGGCCCGGCACCGGGCCAGTCTTGGCGGCGCCACCATCGTAACGCTCTACCTGCAGGAAAAGCACGGCTTGCGCGCCGGCAAGGTGCAGATGGGCATTGACTCCATCGTGGTGCTGCTCGCTTTGTTGGTGGTGCCGCCTGAGCGCGTCGCTTATTCCGTGATGGCCGCCGTGCTGATGAGCCTGTTCCTTTGGGTCAATCACAAGCCCGGCCGCTATACGGTGACCTGA
- the arfB gene encoding alternative ribosome rescue aminoacyl-tRNA hydrolase ArfB codes for MAAPPKFPVDEREVEFSAIRAQGAGGQNVNKVSSAVHLRFDIHASSLPEAIKERLLCLSDSRITQEGVLVLKAQQYRTQEMNRSDALARLQEVVDGVSTPPKARRATKPTYGSKQRRLVGKSQRSEIKSSRGKVGGGD; via the coding sequence ATGGCCGCGCCACCGAAATTCCCGGTTGACGAACGCGAGGTCGAGTTCAGCGCCATCCGTGCGCAGGGGGCGGGTGGGCAGAACGTCAACAAGGTGTCCAGCGCGGTGCACCTGCGCTTTGACATCCACGCCTCTTCACTGCCCGAGGCCATCAAGGAACGCCTGCTGTGCCTGTCCGACAGCCGCATCACTCAAGAGGGCGTGCTGGTGCTGAAGGCGCAGCAGTACCGCACGCAGGAGATGAACCGCAGCGATGCGCTGGCGCGTTTGCAGGAAGTGGTGGACGGTGTCTCTACCCCGCCCAAGGCGCGGCGGGCGACCAAGCCCACCTATGGCTCCAAACAGCGCCGCCTGGTAGGCAAAAGCCAGCGATCGGAAATCAAGTCTTCACGGGGCAAGGTAGGCGGAGGCGATTGA
- the aroQ gene encoding type II 3-dehydroquinate dehydratase, which produces MKTALVLNGPNLNLLGTREPAVYGSQTLADVEALCVKACAAHGFKLDFRQSNHEGALIDAIHEAGRAQAAGTLAGVVLNAGAYTHTSVALHDAIKGAGVTLIELHISNVHAREAFRHHSYISPAAKAVMAGFGVKGYALAIAGLAELAG; this is translated from the coding sequence ATGAAAACAGCCCTGGTCCTCAACGGTCCCAACCTCAACCTGCTGGGCACGCGCGAACCCGCCGTGTACGGCTCGCAGACTTTGGCCGACGTCGAGGCCCTGTGCGTCAAGGCCTGCGCGGCCCACGGCTTCAAGCTGGACTTTCGCCAGAGCAACCATGAAGGCGCGCTGATCGACGCCATCCATGAAGCCGGCCGCGCGCAGGCCGCCGGCACGCTGGCCGGTGTGGTGCTGAATGCCGGCGCCTACACCCACACCAGCGTGGCGCTGCATGACGCCATCAAAGGCGCGGGCGTGACGCTGATCGAGCTGCACATCAGCAATGTGCATGCACGTGAAGCCTTTCGCCACCACTCCTATATTTCACCGGCGGCCAAGGCGGTGATGGCGGGCTTTGGTGTGAAGGGCTACGCGCTCGCCATCGCAGGCCTGGCAGAACTGGCTGGCTGA
- a CDS encoding Gfo/Idh/MocA family protein, with product MSSPGHATLRIAVAGAGVIGRRHIELIQASPRTRLCAVVDPQPASKELAAGLGVPHFDSLETLFAVQNAARPDGVILATPNHLHVPGALVCAQHHVPALIEKPVADSLEAGLQLAGALAQNPTPMLVGHHRRYSSTLQAARRAIRSGLLGRVVTVTGSAQFYKPDSYFEQGLWRKQPGGGPILINLIHEMDNLRYLCGELESVYAVASHAVRQLAVEDTAVMTLKFASGALGTFTLSDTVASPRSWEQTSGENTAYARYPSQDCYFIAGTKGSMAVPTLHSWTHGPEGGGEPGWNTPFTEQNLTLEAVDPLAAQLDHFCDLIDGKAAPIITVTDALQSLCAVEAVRRSIATGQVVALQDLATRISQPEHIERAAS from the coding sequence ATGTCTTCGCCCGGCCATGCCACGCTGCGCATCGCCGTGGCGGGCGCCGGCGTCATTGGCCGGCGGCATATCGAGCTGATCCAGGCGAGCCCACGCACCCGGTTGTGTGCCGTGGTGGACCCACAGCCTGCGTCAAAAGAGTTGGCTGCCGGTTTGGGTGTGCCGCACTTCGACAGCCTGGAGACGCTGTTTGCTGTGCAGAATGCGGCCCGGCCGGACGGCGTGATCCTCGCCACGCCCAACCACTTGCATGTGCCTGGCGCGCTGGTGTGCGCGCAGCACCACGTACCGGCCCTGATTGAAAAGCCCGTGGCCGATTCACTGGAGGCCGGTTTGCAGCTGGCCGGGGCGCTGGCCCAAAATCCAACGCCCATGCTGGTGGGCCACCACCGGCGCTACAGCAGCACGCTCCAGGCGGCGCGGCGCGCCATACGGTCGGGCCTGCTGGGCCGTGTGGTCACGGTGACGGGAAGCGCGCAGTTCTACAAGCCCGACAGCTACTTTGAGCAAGGCCTCTGGCGCAAGCAGCCGGGCGGCGGCCCCATCCTGATCAACCTGATCCACGAGATGGACAACCTGCGTTACCTGTGCGGTGAGCTGGAATCGGTCTACGCCGTGGCATCCCACGCCGTGCGGCAGCTGGCGGTGGAAGACACGGCGGTGATGACGCTGAAGTTCGCCAGCGGCGCGCTGGGTACCTTCACGCTGTCAGACACCGTGGCGTCGCCGCGCAGCTGGGAGCAGACCTCGGGCGAGAACACGGCTTACGCGCGTTACCCGTCACAAGACTGCTACTTCATTGCGGGCACAAAAGGCTCCATGGCGGTGCCTACCTTGCACAGCTGGACGCATGGCCCCGAAGGCGGCGGCGAGCCGGGCTGGAACACGCCCTTCACGGAGCAAAACCTCACGCTGGAAGCCGTGGACCCGCTGGCAGCACAGCTGGACCATTTCTGCGATTTGATAGACGGCAAGGCAGCACCGATAATCACCGTCACGGATGCCCTGCAGAGCCTGTGCGCCGTCGAAGCCGTGCGGCGCTCGATTGCCACCGGCCAGGTGGTCGCCCTGCAAGACCTCGCCACAAGAATCAGCCAACCTGAACACATCGAAAGAGCCGCTTCATGA
- a CDS encoding alpha/beta fold hydrolase — MTKPHLHWTQEGRGPVVVLSHALGCDTSMWDGVAAALKSRYTVLRHDHRGHGQSEAVPGPYTIDLLADDVAGLIKAHSNRPVHFVGLSMGGMTAQALAVRHPQLLKSITIANAAMHYDDAARAMWAARVKTVLEQGVAAIADGAMQRWFTPEFRADEAGGGQQRVAALRLQLEKTDAKAYAASCEAVANIDFRASNGSIQCPALVIGGTRDEATPVAMSGAIARSIKGAQLRTLPAAHLSAVEQPAAFADLLVGFFESVR, encoded by the coding sequence ATGACAAAGCCGCATCTGCATTGGACCCAGGAAGGCCGGGGGCCGGTGGTCGTCCTCAGCCATGCGTTGGGCTGCGACACCAGCATGTGGGACGGCGTGGCCGCCGCGCTCAAGAGCCGCTACACCGTGCTGCGCCATGACCACCGGGGCCATGGGCAATCGGAAGCCGTACCTGGTCCGTACACCATCGACTTGCTGGCTGACGATGTGGCTGGTTTGATCAAGGCGCACAGCAATCGCCCGGTGCATTTTGTGGGCCTCAGCATGGGCGGTATGACCGCGCAGGCGCTGGCTGTGCGGCACCCGCAGCTGCTCAAAAGCATCACCATCGCCAACGCGGCCATGCACTACGACGATGCGGCGCGTGCCATGTGGGCGGCGCGCGTGAAGACCGTGCTGGAGCAGGGCGTGGCGGCGATTGCCGACGGCGCGATGCAGCGCTGGTTCACGCCTGAATTTCGGGCCGACGAAGCGGGTGGCGGCCAGCAGCGCGTGGCGGCATTGCGCCTGCAGCTGGAGAAGACCGATGCCAAGGCTTATGCCGCCAGCTGCGAAGCGGTTGCCAATATCGACTTTCGTGCCAGCAACGGGAGCATTCAATGCCCGGCCCTGGTGATTGGCGGGACGCGCGACGAGGCCACGCCCGTCGCGATGTCGGGGGCGATTGCCAGGAGCATCAAAGGCGCCCAGTTGCGCACCTTGCCCGCCGCGCACCTGAGCGCAGTTGAGCAGCCCGCCGCCTTTGCGGACTTGCTGGTGGGCTTTTTCGAAAGCGTGCGCTGA
- a CDS encoding carboxymuconolactone decarboxylase family protein — MSDHDKGMTNRRRVLGDAWVDKSIAKSNSFNGEFQDLITRYAWNEVWGRPALGDKTRRLMVLSTMIALKAYEEFAMHVRAALDGPPESRLTPDDIKEVILQAAIYCGVPAANHAFAVAGDILREKGLLPAAEKQA, encoded by the coding sequence ATGAGTGACCACGACAAGGGGATGACCAACCGCCGCCGCGTGCTGGGCGATGCGTGGGTCGACAAATCGATTGCCAAAAGCAACAGCTTCAATGGCGAGTTCCAGGACCTGATCACGCGCTATGCGTGGAACGAAGTCTGGGGCCGCCCCGCGCTGGGCGACAAGACGCGCCGGCTGATGGTGCTGTCGACCATGATCGCGCTGAAGGCTTATGAAGAATTTGCCATGCATGTGCGCGCGGCACTCGACGGCCCGCCCGAGTCGCGCCTCACGCCCGACGACATCAAGGAAGTGATTTTGCAGGCCGCGATTTATTGCGGCGTGCCGGCGGCCAACCATGCGTTTGCGGTGGCCGGTGACATCCTGCGTGAAAAGGGCTTGCTGCCCGCTGCGGAGAAGCAGGCATGA
- the pcaB gene encoding 3-carboxy-cis,cis-muconate cycloisomerase: protein MSSIFEGFLSSSEILEAFSERNFIDAMLRFEASLARAQASAGLIPEAAAQSIVGTCKVELFDVAKIVRESGRAGSIAIPLVKALKETVGLFNKEAAAYVHFGSTSQDVIDTALALVSRNAMNLIEADIRKAVTALLALARRHAADPVLARTLMQPASVTSFGFKCAGWAAPLARSLQRLQAAGDNALSVQLGGAVGTLAQMKGKGPQITALMAADLKLKAAAFPWHTQRDEWVALGCELGLLVGSLGKIAKDISLMGQYEVGELAEPTEPGRGGSSAMPHKRNPVACMVALAASARVPQRVAALLATMPQEHERALGNWQAELAEWPGLLMSAHGSVRAMAQALPGLQVDTQRMRANLDTLRAELPADAADEWFAPELAKQAAGLAHAQADALELLLAPARTTDQRTKVNA, encoded by the coding sequence ATGAGCAGTATTTTTGAAGGTTTTTTATCGTCGTCTGAAATCCTGGAAGCGTTCAGCGAGCGCAATTTCATTGACGCCATGCTGCGCTTTGAGGCCTCGCTGGCGCGCGCGCAGGCCAGTGCCGGCCTGATCCCGGAGGCTGCGGCACAGTCCATCGTTGGCACCTGCAAGGTCGAGCTGTTTGACGTGGCCAAGATCGTGCGCGAGAGCGGGCGCGCCGGCAGCATTGCGATTCCGCTCGTCAAGGCGCTGAAGGAAACCGTGGGGCTCTTTAACAAGGAGGCCGCGGCTTATGTGCATTTCGGCTCGACCTCGCAGGACGTGATCGACACCGCGCTGGCTTTGGTCTCGCGCAATGCGATGAACCTGATCGAAGCGGATATCCGCAAGGCCGTGACGGCGCTGCTGGCGCTGGCCCGGCGCCATGCCGCCGACCCGGTGCTGGCCCGCACCCTGATGCAACCGGCTTCGGTCACCAGCTTCGGCTTCAAGTGCGCCGGCTGGGCCGCGCCGCTGGCGCGCAGCCTGCAGCGCCTGCAGGCCGCGGGCGACAACGCACTCAGCGTGCAGCTGGGCGGGGCCGTCGGCACGCTCGCGCAAATGAAGGGCAAGGGCCCGCAGATCACGGCGCTGATGGCGGCCGACCTGAAGCTCAAGGCTGCGGCCTTTCCGTGGCATACGCAGCGCGACGAGTGGGTGGCGTTGGGTTGCGAGCTGGGCCTGCTGGTGGGCAGCCTGGGCAAGATCGCCAAAGACATTTCGCTGATGGGCCAGTACGAAGTTGGCGAATTGGCCGAGCCGACCGAGCCCGGGCGCGGCGGCTCGTCGGCCATGCCGCACAAGCGCAACCCTGTGGCCTGCATGGTTGCGCTGGCCGCCAGCGCACGCGTACCGCAGCGCGTGGCCGCCTTGCTGGCCACCATGCCGCAAGAACACGAACGCGCACTGGGCAACTGGCAGGCCGAGCTGGCCGAGTGGCCGGGGCTGCTGATGTCGGCGCACGGCTCGGTGCGCGCGATGGCGCAGGCCTTGCCGGGCCTGCAGGTCGACACGCAGCGCATGCGTGCCAATCTCGACACGCTGCGTGCCGAGCTGCCGGCAGACGCAGCCGACGAATGGTTTGCGCCAGAGCTGGCGAAGCAGGCCGCCGGCCTGGCGCATGCACAGGCTGACGCGCTGGAGCTTCTCCTTGCACCCGCCAGAACAACCGATCAACGCACAAAGGTAAACGCATGA